One window of the Pseudomonas sp. S04 genome contains the following:
- a CDS encoding KdsC family phosphatase, which produces MADDLLERARPVKLAVFDVDGVLTDGRLHFLEDGSEFKSFSTLDGQGMKMLRASGVTMAIISGRTSPAVQHRAKNLGITHLYQGREDKLVVLDELLAQLGLSYEQVAYLGDDLPDLPVIVRVGLGMAVANAASFVREHAHGITEARGGEGAAREFCELILRAQGNLQDANVAYL; this is translated from the coding sequence ATGGCTGACGACCTGCTCGAACGCGCCAGGCCCGTCAAGCTGGCGGTCTTCGACGTCGACGGCGTACTCACGGACGGACGCCTGCATTTCCTCGAGGATGGCAGCGAGTTCAAGAGTTTCAGCACCCTCGACGGCCAGGGCATGAAAATGTTGCGAGCCAGCGGTGTGACAATGGCCATTATCAGTGGTCGAACTAGCCCGGCAGTCCAGCATCGCGCCAAAAACCTGGGGATTACCCACCTGTATCAAGGCCGCGAGGACAAACTTGTGGTGCTCGACGAGCTTCTCGCGCAACTGGGCCTAAGCTATGAACAAGTCGCCTATCTGGGCGACGACCTGCCCGACCTGCCGGTGATTGTACGGGTCGGCCTGGGCATGGCCGTTGCCAATGCCGCGAGTTTTGTCCGCGAACACGCCCACGGCATCACCGAGGCCCGTGGTGGCGAAGGTGCTGCTCGAGAATTCTGTGAATTGATATTACGCGCCCAAGGCAATCTGCAAGACGCCAACGTCGCGTACCTGTGA
- a CDS encoding KpsF/GutQ family sugar-phosphate isomerase has translation MSQSSDPIKSAQRTIRLELEAVKGLLAHIDADFVRACELILSSKGRVVVVGMGKSGHIGNKIAATLASTGTTAFFVHPAEASHGDMGMITRDDIILALSNSGSTHEIITLLPLIKRMGIQLISLTGNPDSALAKAADVNLNVHVEHEACPLNLAPTSSTTAALVMGDALAVALLEARGFTAEDFAFSHPGGALGRRLLLKVEDVMHIGADLPQVARGTPLKDALLEMTRKGLGMTVVLEADGTLAGIFTDGDLRRSLDRAIDFQQAKIEHVMTLHGKTARADMLAAQALKIMEDNKINALVVVDDNDRPVGALNMHDLLRAGVM, from the coding sequence ATGAGCCAGTCCAGCGACCCGATCAAATCGGCACAACGTACGATCCGCCTCGAGCTGGAAGCCGTCAAAGGCTTGCTGGCCCATATCGACGCAGACTTCGTACGCGCTTGCGAGTTGATTCTGTCCAGCAAAGGCCGAGTGGTGGTAGTCGGCATGGGCAAGTCCGGGCACATCGGCAACAAGATTGCCGCGACCCTGGCCAGCACCGGCACCACGGCCTTTTTCGTGCACCCCGCCGAAGCCAGCCACGGCGACATGGGCATGATTACCCGAGATGACATCATCCTTGCCCTGTCCAATTCCGGCTCGACCCACGAAATCATCACCCTGCTGCCGCTGATCAAGCGCATGGGGATCCAGTTGATCAGCCTGACCGGCAATCCTGACTCAGCGCTGGCCAAGGCCGCCGATGTCAATCTCAATGTGCATGTCGAGCATGAAGCCTGCCCGCTGAACCTGGCACCCACCTCATCGACCACCGCCGCGCTGGTGATGGGCGACGCCCTGGCAGTGGCCCTGCTGGAAGCCCGGGGCTTTACCGCCGAAGACTTCGCCTTTTCCCACCCGGGTGGCGCGCTGGGTCGCCGCCTGCTGCTGAAGGTCGAAGACGTCATGCACATCGGTGCCGACTTGCCGCAGGTGGCGCGCGGCACGCCGCTCAAGGACGCCTTGCTGGAAATGACCCGCAAGGGCCTGGGCATGACCGTGGTCCTGGAAGCCGATGGCACCCTGGCCGGAATTTTCACGGACGGTGACCTGCGCCGCTCCCTGGACCGTGCGATCGACTTCCAGCAGGCCAAAATCGAGCACGTGATGACCCTTCACGGCAAGACCGCCCGGGCCGACATGCTCGCCGCACAAGCCCTGAAGATCATGGAAGACAACAAGATCAACGCCTTGGTGGTGGTCGACGACAACGACCGCCCGGTAGGTGCCCTGAACATGCACGACTTGTTGCGCGCAGGGGTGATGTAA
- a CDS encoding ATP-binding cassette domain-containing protein: MSADNAYAVELKGVSFKRGARSIFNNVDIRIPRGKVTGIMGPSGCGKTTLLRLMGAQLRPSSGEVWVNGQNLPKLSRSDLFDARKHMGVLFQSGALFTDLDVFENVAFPLRVHTQLPEEMIRDIVLMKLQAVGLRGATELMPDELSGGMKRRVALARAIALDPGILMYDEPFVGQDPIAMGVLVRLIRLLNDALGITSIVVSHDLAETASIADYLYVVGDGQVLGQGTPAELMDSDNPRIRQFMKGDPDGPVPFHFPATDYRADLLGKR, encoded by the coding sequence ATGAGTGCCGATAACGCCTACGCGGTCGAGCTTAAGGGAGTGTCCTTCAAGCGCGGCGCGCGCAGCATTTTCAACAATGTCGATATTCGCATACCACGCGGTAAGGTCACCGGCATCATGGGGCCTTCCGGTTGCGGGAAAACCACGCTGCTACGCCTGATGGGCGCGCAGTTGCGTCCTTCCAGTGGCGAAGTGTGGGTCAACGGCCAGAATTTGCCCAAGCTGTCGCGCAGCGATCTGTTCGATGCGCGCAAGCATATGGGCGTGCTGTTCCAGAGCGGAGCGCTGTTCACCGACCTCGATGTATTCGAGAACGTCGCGTTTCCGCTGCGCGTGCATACCCAGCTGCCCGAAGAAATGATCCGCGACATCGTCCTGATGAAACTGCAGGCGGTGGGTTTGCGCGGGGCTACCGAGTTGATGCCTGACGAACTGTCCGGCGGCATGAAGCGTCGTGTCGCGCTGGCCCGGGCGATTGCCCTGGACCCGGGCATCCTCATGTACGACGAGCCCTTCGTCGGCCAGGACCCCATCGCCATGGGGGTGCTGGTTCGCCTGATTCGCCTGCTCAACGATGCCCTGGGGATCACCAGCATCGTGGTTTCCCATGACCTGGCCGAAACCGCGAGCATCGCTGATTACCTGTATGTAGTCGGTGATGGCCAGGTACTGGGGCAGGGCACGCCCGCCGAACTGATGGATTCCGATAATCCGCGGATCCGCCAATTCATGAAAGGTGATCCGGACGGTCCGGTACCCTTCCATTTTCCCGCGACGGATTACCGCGCAGATCTTCTGGGGAAGCGCTGA
- the mlaE gene encoding lipid asymmetry maintenance ABC transporter permease subunit MlaE, whose amino-acid sequence MRKTSLIERVRRFGQAAIDSVAVLGRSSLFLFHALLGRGSVGGGFNLLIKQLHSVGVMSLVIIVVSGIFIGMVLALQGFNILSSYGSEQAVGQMVALTLLRELGPVVTALLFAGRAGSALTAEIGNMKSTEQLSSLEMIGVDPLKYIIAPRLWAGFISLPLLAMIFSVVGIWGGSWVAVDWLGVYEGSYWSNMQNSVTFNGDVLNGVIKSMVFAFVVTWIAVFQGYDCEPTSEGISRATTKTVVYASLAILGLDFILTALMFGDF is encoded by the coding sequence ATGCGCAAGACTTCACTGATAGAGAGAGTGCGTCGATTCGGCCAGGCCGCCATCGACAGCGTCGCGGTGCTTGGCCGTTCGTCATTGTTCCTGTTTCACGCCTTGCTCGGGCGCGGCAGCGTCGGCGGCGGGTTCAACCTGCTGATCAAACAGCTGCACTCGGTTGGCGTGATGTCCCTGGTGATCATTGTGGTCTCGGGGATCTTCATCGGCATGGTGCTGGCGCTGCAAGGCTTCAACATCCTCTCCAGCTACGGTTCGGAGCAGGCGGTTGGGCAGATGGTGGCGCTGACCCTGTTGCGCGAGCTGGGGCCGGTGGTGACTGCGCTGCTGTTTGCCGGGCGCGCCGGTTCGGCGCTGACCGCGGAAATCGGCAACATGAAGTCCACCGAGCAGTTGTCCAGCCTGGAAATGATTGGCGTCGACCCGCTCAAGTACATCATTGCCCCAAGACTATGGGCCGGCTTCATTTCCCTGCCGCTGCTGGCGATGATTTTCAGCGTGGTTGGTATCTGGGGTGGTTCCTGGGTGGCTGTCGACTGGCTGGGCGTGTATGAAGGCTCTTACTGGTCGAACATGCAAAACAGCGTGACGTTCAATGGCGACGTGCTCAATGGTGTCATTAAAAGCATGGTCTTTGCCTTTGTCGTGACCTGGATCGCCGTATTCCAAGGCTATGACTGTGAGCCCACTTCAGAGGGGATCAGTCGTGCCACCACCAAGACCGTGGTGTATGCCTCATTGGCCATTCTCGGCCTGGACTTTATTCTGACCGCCTTGATGTTTGGAGATTTCTGA
- the mlaD gene encoding outer membrane lipid asymmetry maintenance protein MlaD → MQNRTLEIGVGLFLLAGILALLLLALRVSGLSPVSSTDSYKLYAYFDNIAGLTVRSKVTMAGVTIGKVTAIDLDRDSFTGRVTLQLEKRVDNLPSDSTASILTAGLLGEKYIGISVGGEESLLKDGGTIHDTQSSLVLEDLIGKFLLNTVSKEAK, encoded by the coding sequence ATGCAAAACCGCACCCTGGAAATCGGTGTCGGCCTTTTCTTGCTGGCTGGCATCCTGGCTTTACTGTTGCTTGCTCTGCGGGTCAGTGGACTGTCCCCGGTGTCGAGCACCGACAGCTATAAACTTTATGCGTATTTCGACAATATCGCCGGTTTGACTGTCAGATCGAAAGTGACCATGGCCGGTGTGACCATCGGCAAGGTCACGGCAATCGATCTGGATCGCGACAGTTTCACCGGACGTGTGACGCTGCAGCTGGAAAAACGGGTAGATAACCTGCCGTCCGACTCCACTGCATCTATCCTCACCGCTGGCCTGTTGGGCGAGAAATACATCGGTATCAGCGTGGGCGGCGAAGAATCCTTGCTCAAGGATGGCGGGACCATCCATGACACGCAGTCCTCGCTGGTGCTCGAAGACCTGATCGGTAAATTCCTGCTCAATACTGTTAGTAAAGAAGCTAAATGA
- a CDS encoding MlaC/ttg2D family ABC transporter substrate-binding protein — translation MISTLRRGLLVLLAALPLVANAVAAPSAHDLVQDTTSRLLADLAANKEKYKQDPKDFYAALNSIVGPVVDAEGISKSIMTVKYSRKATPAQMKTFEENFKTGLFQFYGNALLEYNNQGITVDPAKDESGDRTSVGMTVKGSNGAIYPVSYTLEKINGEWKLRNVIINGINIGKLFRDQFADAMQRNGNDLDKTINGWAGEVAKAKENTEKQSQ, via the coding sequence ATGATCTCTACCTTGCGACGTGGCCTGTTGGTACTGCTCGCGGCCTTGCCGCTGGTGGCTAACGCCGTGGCTGCGCCCTCTGCGCATGATCTGGTGCAGGATACGACCAGCCGGTTGCTCGCCGATCTGGCGGCCAACAAGGAAAAGTACAAGCAGGACCCGAAAGACTTCTACGCCGCGCTGAACAGCATTGTCGGGCCCGTGGTGGATGCCGAAGGCATCTCCAAGAGCATCATGACCGTCAAGTATTCGCGCAAAGCCACGCCGGCGCAGATGAAGACCTTCGAAGAGAACTTCAAGACTGGCCTGTTCCAGTTCTATGGCAATGCGCTGCTTGAGTACAACAACCAGGGCATCACCGTGGACCCGGCCAAGGACGAGTCGGGCGACCGCACCAGCGTCGGCATGACCGTCAAGGGCAGCAACGGCGCGATCTATCCAGTGTCCTACACCCTGGAAAAGATCAATGGCGAGTGGAAACTGCGCAACGTGATCATCAATGGCATCAACATTGGCAAGCTGTTCCGTGACCAGTTCGCCGACGCCATGCAACGCAACGGCAACGACCTGGACAAGACCATCAATGGTTGGGCCGGTGAAGTGGCCAAGGCCAAGGAAAACACCGAGAAGCAAAGCCAATGA
- a CDS encoding STAS domain-containing protein produces the protein MSDSAVRLGEAGELLLSGVLDYRSGPVLRKQGQALIKSSTAPAVVLDCAGVEKSSSVGLSLLLAFIRDAAAAGKAVSIRALPDDMREIAQVSGLTELLAHP, from the coding sequence ATGAGTGACTCGGCCGTGCGTTTGGGGGAGGCCGGTGAGCTGCTGCTCAGCGGAGTCCTCGATTACCGCTCCGGGCCAGTCCTGCGCAAGCAGGGCCAGGCCTTGATCAAATCGAGCACGGCACCTGCCGTGGTGCTCGATTGCGCCGGTGTGGAGAAATCCAGCAGCGTTGGCTTGTCCTTGCTGCTGGCGTTCATTCGTGATGCGGCAGCGGCCGGCAAGGCGGTGAGCATCCGTGCCCTGCCTGACGATATGCGTGAAATTGCTCAGGTCTCGGGTTTGACCGAGCTTTTGGCGCACCCTTAA
- a CDS encoding BolA family protein: MQAVEVKSFLEGKLPGTQVEVEGEGCNFQLNVISDELVALSPVKRQQSIYAHLNPWIADGSIHAVTMKFFSSAAWAERT; the protein is encoded by the coding sequence ATGCAGGCCGTAGAAGTGAAGAGCTTCCTTGAGGGAAAGCTTCCCGGAACTCAGGTAGAAGTTGAAGGCGAAGGCTGCAACTTTCAGCTGAACGTGATTAGCGATGAACTGGTGGCTTTGAGCCCGGTCAAGCGTCAGCAGAGCATCTATGCCCATTTGAACCCATGGATCGCCGATGGCAGCATCCACGCGGTCACTATGAAATTTTTCAGCAGCGCGGCCTGGGCCGAGCGCACCTGA
- the murA gene encoding UDP-N-acetylglucosamine 1-carboxyvinyltransferase: MDKLIITGGVRLDGEIRISGAKNSALPILAATLLCDGPVTVANLPHLHDITTMIELFGRMGIEPVIDEKLSVEIDPRTIKTLIAPYELVKTMRASILVLGPMVARFGEAEVALPGGCAIGSRPVDLHIRGLEAMGATIDVEGGYIKAKAPEGGLRGANFFFDTVSVTGTENIMMAAALANGRSVLQNAAREPEVVDLANFLNAMGANVQGAGTDTITIEGVKRLGTATYRVMPDRIETGTYLVAAAVTGGRVKVKDTDPTILEAVLEKLREAGAEITTGEDWIELNMHGKRPKAVNVRTAPYPAFPTDMQAQFISLNAIAEGTGAVIETIFENRFMHVYELHRMGAHIQVEGNTAIVTGIDKLKGAPVMATDLRASASLVISALVAEGDTLIDRIYHIDRGYECIEEKLQMLGAKIRRVPG; the protein is encoded by the coding sequence ATGGATAAATTGATTATTACCGGCGGCGTTCGTCTTGATGGCGAAATCCGTATCTCCGGGGCAAAGAACTCTGCCCTGCCGATCCTGGCGGCAACGCTGCTGTGCGATGGCCCGGTGACGGTTGCCAACCTGCCGCACTTGCACGACATCACCACCATGATCGAGCTGTTCGGTCGAATGGGCATTGAGCCTGTGATCGACGAAAAACTCAGCGTCGAAATCGACCCACGTACCATCAAGACCCTGATCGCGCCGTACGAACTGGTGAAAACCATGCGTGCCTCGATCCTGGTGCTGGGGCCGATGGTTGCCCGTTTTGGCGAGGCCGAAGTGGCGCTGCCTGGCGGTTGCGCCATCGGTTCGCGTCCGGTCGACCTGCACATCCGTGGCCTTGAAGCCATGGGCGCGACCATCGACGTGGAAGGCGGCTACATCAAGGCCAAGGCGCCAGAAGGCGGCTTGCGCGGGGCCAACTTCTTCTTCGATACCGTCAGTGTGACCGGTACCGAGAACATCATGATGGCCGCAGCCCTGGCCAACGGCCGCAGCGTGCTGCAGAACGCCGCTCGTGAGCCGGAAGTCGTCGACCTGGCGAACTTCCTCAACGCCATGGGCGCCAACGTCCAGGGCGCTGGCACCGACACCATCACCATCGAAGGCGTGAAGCGCCTGGGCACTGCCACCTACCGCGTGATGCCGGACCGTATCGAAACCGGTACCTACCTGGTCGCGGCAGCCGTGACCGGCGGCCGGGTGAAGGTCAAGGACACCGATCCGACCATCCTCGAAGCGGTGCTGGAAAAACTTCGCGAAGCCGGTGCTGAAATCACCACGGGCGAAGACTGGATCGAGCTGAACATGCACGGCAAGCGACCGAAAGCGGTCAACGTGCGTACTGCTCCGTACCCGGCGTTTCCGACCGACATGCAGGCGCAGTTCATCTCCCTCAACGCTATTGCCGAAGGCACGGGCGCTGTGATCGAGACGATCTTCGAAAACCGCTTCATGCACGTCTACGAGCTGCACCGCATGGGCGCTCATATCCAGGTCGAAGGCAACACTGCCATCGTTACCGGCATCGACAAGCTCAAGGGCGCGCCAGTCATGGCCACCGACCTGCGTGCTTCGGCCAGTCTGGTGATTTCGGCGCTGGTAGCCGAAGGCGATACGCTGATCGATCGCATCTACCACATAGACCGTGGTTACGAGTGCATCGAAGAGAAGCTGCAGATGCTCGGCGCGAAGATCCGCCGCGTACCGGGCTAG
- the hisG gene encoding ATP phosphoribosyltransferase, translating to MLTIALSKGRILDDTLPLLAEAGIVPTENPDKSRKLIIPTTQADVRLLIVRATDVPTYVEHGAADLGVAGKDVLMEYGGQGLYEPLDLQIAQCKLMTAGKVGAIEPKGRLRIATKFVNVAKRYYAEQGRQVDIIKLYGSMELAPLIGLADKIIDVVDTGNTLRANGLEPQEFIAAISSRLIVNKASMKMQHARIQALIDTLRQAVESRHRG from the coding sequence ATGCTGACCATCGCACTGTCCAAGGGCCGCATCCTCGACGACACCCTGCCGCTTCTGGCTGAAGCGGGCATCGTGCCAACCGAGAATCCGGACAAGAGCCGCAAGCTGATCATCCCCACGACCCAGGCCGATGTGCGCTTGCTCATCGTGCGCGCCACTGATGTGCCGACCTACGTCGAGCATGGTGCCGCTGACCTGGGCGTCGCCGGTAAAGATGTGTTGATGGAATACGGCGGCCAGGGCCTCTACGAGCCGCTGGACCTGCAGATCGCCCAATGCAAGCTGATGACCGCCGGCAAAGTCGGTGCCATCGAGCCCAAGGGCCGCCTGCGGATCGCCACCAAGTTCGTCAACGTTGCCAAGCGTTACTACGCCGAGCAAGGCCGCCAGGTCGACATCATCAAGCTGTATGGCTCGATGGAACTGGCACCGCTGATCGGCCTGGCGGACAAGATCATCGACGTGGTCGATACCGGCAACACGCTGCGGGCCAACGGCCTGGAGCCACAGGAGTTCATTGCGGCGATCAGCTCCCGGCTGATCGTCAACAAGGCTTCGATGAAAATGCAACACGCCAGGATCCAGGCGTTGATCGACACCCTGCGCCAGGCAGTGGAGTCGCGACACCGCGGCTGA
- the hisD gene encoding histidinol dehydrogenase, with protein sequence MTAPTAIRRLNAADPDFAHHLDHLLSWESVSDDSVNQRVLDIIKAVRERGDAALVDFTRQFDGLDVKSMADLILPRERLELALTRISVPQREALEVAAARVRSYHEKQKQDSWSYTEADGTVLGQKVTPLDRAGLYVPGGKASYPSSVLMNAIPAKVAGVPEVVMVVPTPRGEINELVLAAACIAGVDRVFTIGGAQAVAALAYGTESVPRVDKVVGPGNIYVATAKRHVFGQVGIDMIAGPSEILVVCDGQTDPDWIAMDLFSQAEHDEDAQAILVSPDAEFLDRVAASISKLLPTMERAEIIQTSINGRGALIQVRDMQQAIDVANRIAPEHLELSVADPQAWLPQIRHAGAIFMGRHTSEALGDYCAGPNHVLPTSGTARFSSPLGVYDFQKRSSIIFCSEAGASELGKTASVLARGESLTAHARSAEYRIVADQEGN encoded by the coding sequence ATGACCGCACCGACTGCAATTCGCCGACTCAACGCTGCTGACCCGGATTTCGCGCATCATCTGGATCATCTGCTGAGCTGGGAAAGTGTGTCTGACGACTCGGTCAATCAGCGGGTGCTGGACATCATCAAGGCCGTGCGTGAGCGTGGCGATGCGGCACTGGTGGACTTTACCCGCCAGTTCGACGGCCTGGACGTGAAGTCCATGGCCGACCTGATCCTGCCGCGCGAGCGTCTGGAGCTGGCGCTCACCCGCATCTCCGTGCCTCAGCGCGAAGCGCTGGAAGTCGCCGCCGCCCGTGTGCGCAGCTACCACGAAAAGCAGAAGCAGGACTCCTGGAGCTACACCGAGGCCGATGGCACGGTGCTGGGCCAGAAAGTCACGCCGCTGGATCGCGCGGGCCTGTACGTGCCAGGCGGCAAGGCTTCCTACCCGTCTTCGGTGCTGATGAACGCGATTCCAGCCAAGGTCGCGGGTGTGCCCGAGGTGGTCATGGTGGTGCCGACGCCACGGGGCGAAATCAATGAGCTGGTGCTGGCCGCGGCCTGCATCGCCGGCGTCGACCGCGTGTTCACCATCGGTGGCGCTCAAGCCGTTGCCGCATTGGCTTACGGCACCGAAAGCGTGCCGCGGGTCGACAAGGTGGTCGGCCCGGGCAACATCTACGTTGCCACCGCCAAGCGCCACGTGTTTGGTCAGGTCGGTATCGACATGATTGCCGGGCCTTCGGAGATCCTCGTGGTGTGCGACGGCCAGACCGATCCGGACTGGATTGCCATGGACCTGTTTTCCCAGGCCGAGCACGACGAAGACGCCCAGGCTATCCTGGTCAGTCCCGACGCCGAATTCCTCGACCGGGTGGCGGCGAGCATCAGCAAGCTGCTGCCGACCATGGAACGTGCCGAGATCATCCAGACGTCGATCAACGGTCGTGGCGCACTGATCCAGGTGCGTGACATGCAACAAGCCATCGACGTAGCCAACCGCATCGCCCCGGAGCACCTGGAGTTGTCGGTGGCCGACCCGCAAGCCTGGCTGCCGCAGATTCGTCACGCTGGCGCGATCTTCATGGGGCGCCACACCTCTGAGGCCCTGGGCGATTATTGCGCCGGCCCCAACCACGTGCTGCCGACCTCCGGCACCGCGCGATTTTCCTCGCCGCTGGGGGTCTACGACTTCCAGAAGCGCTCGTCGATCATCTTCTGCTCCGAAGCGGGTGCCTCCGAGCTGGGTAAGACCGCCTCGGTGCTGGCTCGCGGCGAGTCGTTGACTGCCCACGCCCGTAGCGCCGAATACCGCATCGTTGCCGATCAGGAAGGGAACTGA
- the hisC gene encoding histidinol-phosphate transaminase: MSKFWSAFVKDLVPYVPGEQPKLTKLVKLNTNENPYGPSPKALAAMQVELNDNLRLYPDPNSDLLKQAVASYYGVQGNQVFLGNGSDEVLAHIFHGLLQHDKPLLFPDISYSFYPVYCGLYGITFDAVPLDEQFQIDPAHYARPNGGIIFPNPNAPTGCLLALDAVEQILKASPDSVVVVDEAYIDFGGETAISLVDRYPNLLVTQTLSKSRSLAGLRVGLAVGHPDLIEALERIKNSFNSYPLDRLAIVGAAAAFEDREYFTKTCQLVIDSREQVVAQLQEKGFEVLPSAANFIFARHPQHDAAALAAKLREQGVIVRHFKQERIAQFLRISIGTPEQNQALIDGLGDL; encoded by the coding sequence ATGAGTAAATTCTGGAGTGCGTTCGTCAAGGACCTGGTGCCCTACGTCCCGGGCGAGCAGCCGAAGCTGACCAAGCTGGTCAAGCTCAATACCAACGAAAACCCCTACGGTCCATCGCCCAAGGCGCTGGCCGCCATGCAGGTCGAGTTGAACGACAACCTGCGCCTGTACCCGGACCCCAACAGCGACCTGCTCAAGCAAGCAGTGGCCAGCTACTACGGCGTGCAGGGTAACCAGGTGTTCCTCGGTAACGGTTCCGACGAAGTCCTGGCCCACATCTTTCACGGCCTGCTGCAGCACGACAAGCCGCTGCTGTTCCCGGATATCAGCTACAGCTTCTATCCGGTGTACTGCGGGCTGTACGGCATCACCTTTGACGCGGTGCCTCTGGACGAGCAGTTCCAGATCGACCCGGCGCACTACGCGCGGCCGAACGGCGGGATCATCTTCCCCAACCCGAACGCGCCGACCGGCTGCCTGTTGGCCCTGGACGCCGTCGAGCAGATCCTCAAGGCCAGCCCGGATTCCGTGGTGGTGGTGGATGAGGCCTACATCGACTTTGGCGGTGAGACGGCGATCAGCCTGGTGGACCGTTATCCGAACCTGCTGGTAACCCAGACCCTGTCCAAGTCGCGCTCGTTGGCCGGCTTGCGGGTTGGCCTGGCCGTTGGTCATCCGGACCTGATCGAGGCGTTGGAGCGGATCAAGAACAGCTTCAACTCCTACCCGTTGGATCGCCTGGCGATTGTCGGGGCGGCAGCGGCGTTCGAGGATCGCGAGTATTTCACCAAGACCTGCCAGTTGGTCATCGACAGTCGTGAGCAAGTGGTCGCGCAGTTGCAGGAAAAAGGCTTTGAGGTCCTGCCGTCGGCAGCCAACTTCATCTTCGCCCGTCACCCGCAGCACGATGCGGCAGCGCTGGCGGCGAAGTTGCGTGAGCAAGGGGTGATTGTCCGGCACTTCAAGCAGGAGCGGATTGCCCAGTTCCTGCGTATCTCCATCGGCACACCGGAGCAGAACCAGGCGTTGATCGACGGCTTGGGCGACCTCTAA
- the algW gene encoding Do family serine endopeptidase AlgW — protein MLKGLRFFGWPLLAGVLIALLIIQRYPQWVGLPNLDVNLQQAPQTTLTQQGPVSYADAVVIAAPAVVNLYTTKVVNKTSHPLFEDPQFRRFFGDNAPKQKRMESSLGSGVIMSSQGYLLTNNHVTSGADQIVVALKDGRETLARVIGSDPETDLAVLKIDLKNLPSITVGRSESIRVGDVALAIGNPFGVGQTVTMGIISATGRNQLGLNNYEDFIQTDAAINPGNSGGALVDANGNLTGINTAIFSKSGGSQGIGFAIPIKLAMEVMKSIIEHGQVIRGWLGIEVQPLSQELAESFGLSGRPGIVVAGIFRDGPAQKAGLQLGDVILSIDGEPAGDGRRSMNQVARIKPTDKVSIQVIRNGKELKLTAEIGLRPPPAPMVKEQE, from the coding sequence ATGCTCAAGGGTCTGCGTTTTTTTGGCTGGCCGCTATTGGCCGGCGTGCTGATTGCGTTGCTGATTATCCAGCGTTACCCACAGTGGGTCGGGCTTCCGAACCTGGATGTGAACCTGCAGCAGGCCCCGCAAACCACTCTGACGCAGCAGGGCCCGGTGTCCTACGCGGACGCGGTAGTCATCGCCGCACCCGCGGTGGTCAACCTCTACACCACCAAAGTGGTCAACAAGACCAGCCACCCGCTGTTCGAAGACCCGCAGTTCCGACGTTTCTTCGGCGATAACGCGCCCAAGCAGAAGCGCATGGAATCGAGCCTCGGCTCGGGCGTGATCATGAGTTCGCAAGGCTATTTGCTGACCAACAACCACGTCACCTCCGGTGCCGACCAGATCGTGGTCGCGCTCAAGGACGGTCGCGAAACCCTGGCCCGGGTTATTGGCAGTGACCCGGAAACCGACCTGGCGGTACTCAAGATCGACTTGAAGAACCTGCCGTCGATTACCGTCGGCCGCTCGGAAAGCATTCGTGTGGGTGATGTGGCACTGGCCATCGGCAACCCGTTCGGTGTCGGCCAGACCGTGACCATGGGCATCATCAGTGCCACCGGACGCAACCAGTTGGGCCTGAACAACTACGAAGACTTCATCCAGACCGATGCGGCAATCAACCCCGGCAACTCCGGTGGCGCGCTGGTGGACGCCAACGGCAACCTGACTGGCATCAACACGGCGATCTTCTCCAAGTCCGGCGGCTCCCAGGGCATCGGCTTCGCGATTCCGATCAAGCTGGCCATGGAAGTGATGAAGTCGATCATCGAGCACGGCCAGGTGATTCGTGGCTGGCTGGGCATTGAAGTGCAACCCTTGAGCCAGGAACTGGCAGAGTCGTTTGGCCTGTCCGGGCGTCCGGGCATTGTAGTGGCGGGGATTTTCCGTGACGGCCCGGCGCAGAAAGCCGGCCTGCAACTGGGGGATGTGATCCTGAGCATCGACGGTGAGCCGGCTGGCGACGGTCGGCGCTCGATGAACCAGGTGGCGCGCATCAAGCCCACCGACAAGGTCAGCATCCAGGTGATCCGCAATGGCAAGGAGCTCAAGCTGACCGCAGAAATCGGCCTGCGCCCACCTCCTGCACCCATGGTCAAGGAACAAGAGTAA